The genomic window GCGTCTCGCGCACGGGACAGCACCGCCTGCTTCCAGGCGTCCGTATCGACGTAGAAGGCATCGCGCAGCTGCTGCTTGATCCGCCGCACCGTGGGCGCCGGCACATCCGCCGTGCGCTGCAGCCATTGGTCCGCGCGCAGGGCTTCGAGGACCTGCGGGCCGGGCACGGTGCCGAACTCCAGGCTCATGGAGATCAGCAGCGCCTGCGGGCATTCGTCGAACGCCGCATGCACCAGCTTGCCGCTGAGCTTCACCGACACGCTGTTGCCCTCCTCCGTGGAACGCACCTCATCGCCCCACCAGGCGCGGGCACGGCGCAGCGCGTGCGGACGCGGGTCACCCGAGTAGATGTACTCGCCATAACCGCACGGGCCGAGGCCGGTGTGCACGTCGATCCAGGCGATTTCGCGGCATTGCCGGCCATGCTGGCGCAGCACCTCGCGCACGGTGCGGTTGCTCCAGGTTGGCTGCGTGCCGCAGAAGAACAGGCCGTCGGGATGGCTGGCCTGGCCGGAGGAGATCGCCTGCTGCAACGCCCAGCGGCCATGGCGCGCCGCATAGGCCAACAGGCGCAGGCGGCCCAGCGGATTGGGCCAGCGCCGCGGCGCCAGCACCCCGTGCAGGCGTGCGTAGCCCGGGTTCGCCGGCGCTGCCTGGGTGAAGTCGCGGAAGTTGCGGTTGAGGTCCACGTTCTCCTGGGTCCAGCGCCGCCACCAGGAGAAGCCGTAAGGGTTGGCGGCGTGCAGGTAGAGCACCGCGCAGCCGTTGCGCCGAGCGTGCTCGCGCCAGTGGGCATCGGCCAGCAAGGCGCTCTGCACGGCCGACCCGCAGAAACCTTCCACACCGTGGCAAGCGCTGCTGACGATCAGCAGGCGCTGCGCGTCCGGCGGGCCTTCGCGGGCGACATCGAGCGCCAGCGTCTCGCCGTCGCGGCCGGTCAGCGGGTGGACGTGGGATTCCACCCGCAGGCCGGCGCTCGCGCAGGTCTCGAGGAACAGGCGGCGCGCCTGGGCGTAGCTCTGGGAAAAGTACGACGATGCATGCATGGCGACTCCGGCCGCTTCCTGGGTCATGGGCGGCCGGCAGGATGCATCAACGCGGCGCCGCGCAGTAATGCTCTCTGCCTATGAGCATCGACGCAGGTTATGCCCGTGCGCCGTGCTCGTCGCAGGCGCGGATCACTCGGCCATGTTCAGTTCCGGCAGCGGCACCTGGAACATCCGCGTCGCGCTGAGCAGGCAGACGAAGCCCAGGCACATCCAGCCGAAGCCGATCAGGAAGGACATCCCCGACAGGCTCGACCACAGCCAGATGGTGCTGAGGAAGCCCACCGCCGGCAGCGCGCCGTAGCGCAGGTAGTTGCCCTTGCCGGTGAGGCGCAGGTCCACCAGGTAATGCTTGACCACCGCCAGGTTCACCGCGGAGAAGGCGAACAGCGCGCCGAAGCTGATCATGTTGGCGACGGTGTCCAGGGTGACGAACAGGGCGATCAGCGACAGCAGGCTGATCAGCAGGATCGCCGTGGCCGGCACGCGCTTCTTCGTCACCAGCTTGCCGAACACCCGGGGAATCGCCCCATCGCGGCCCATGGCGAACAGCACGCGGGACACGCTGGCCTGCGACACCATCGCCGAGGCGAAGCAGCCGGCCACGTAGGTGGCGGTGAAGAAGGTCACCAGCCACTCGCCGCCTATCCGGCGCAGCACGTCCAGCGCCGCGGAATCGGCATCGGAGAGGGCCTGCCATTCGGGGAACACCAGTTGGCCGAAGTAGGCCACGACGATGAACAGCACCCCGCCGATCAGGGTCACCAGCATGATCGCCGCGGGAATCTGCCGGCGCGGCTCCGGGGTCTCCTCGGCCATGGTCGACACGGCGTCGAAACCGAGGAAGGACAGGCACAGCACCGCCGCGCCGGACATCACCAGCGGCAGGCTGAAGTGCTCGTCATAGAACGGCTGGACCAGCGGCGCCGGCGCAGGCTGGGCACCCAGGTGGCTCAGCGACAGGGCGATGAACACCACCACGAAGACCATCTGCGCGACGATCAGCACCCAGTTGACCCGCGTGATGGATTCGATGCCGACCAGGTTGAGCAGCGTCACCAGCACGATGGAGCCAAGGATCCACACCGACAATGGCACGGACGGGAAGTAGTCGGCCATGTAGATGCCGATCAGCAGGTAGCTCAGGAGCGGCAGGAAGATGTAGTCCAGCAGCAGCGTCCAGCCGGCAAGGAAGCCGAATGCCGCGCCGAAGGTCTTGCGCGTGTAGCTGTAGACCGAACCGGAATACGGGTGCGCCTGCACCATGCGCCCGTAGCTGTAGGCGGTCAGCAACATGGCGGCGAGGGTGAACAGGTAGGCCGCCGGCAGGTGGCCCTGGCTCATGCGGGTGACCAGGCCGTAGGTGGTGAAGACCGCCAGCGGCACCATGTAGGCCAGGCCGAACAGGACCAGCGCCGGGATGCCCAGCGACTTGCGGAAGGACCGTGAGGACGAGCCGTGGGGCTGATGGGCAGGCAAGGAGGTATCGGTAGCACTTGTTGTTTTTTTCATGGCTGACTCATGGGGCTGCGAGCGCCGGGCGCTCGTTGGACTGGAACGGCGTGATGCCGGTCGAGGCTTCCTGCGCAGCGGTGGGTGCCCGGCGATTCGCGCCGGGGCTGGGCGTCGGGCAGCCGCTGCGCAAGGGATTCAGCGTGGGTCGTTCGCGGCGAGCGGGCAGGCTCGGCGGGGCGGCATCACCGGCTGGCGTTGCGCCGACGGCGCGTTCTCGCGCGCGGCGGATTCCGGCGCGGCGTCGGGCGTTTCGCCGATGACGATCGACGCGGCACGACACCGCCGCCACGGGTTGAATGCTTGCACCTGGGCACTCCTGCTGGCCGTCTCGAAGGACCTTTTGTTCGAATCGGGCCGCATGGTGCTTCAGCGCGTCGCCGAGGAAAATTAGTAAAAATATCTTCGCCGCCAATGAAAAAAATGGCCGTGCTGAGCCCAGCCCGGCCCCGCCCCGCACGCCAGTCCGATTTCAGCGGCAAGCACGCCGGGCTGGTGTACCATGCCGCGCCGAAACCTTCGGCGAACCCTTGCCCTGGCTGCCTATGTCCTCCAACGCGCTGTACACCGACCTGTCCTCTTACTACGACCTGATGTGCGCCGATATCGACTACCCGGCGCAGAGCCACTGCGTGGGCCGCCTGCACCAGTTGTTCGGCAACCAGGGCCGCCGGCATCTGGACCTGGCCTGCGGGACCGGGCCGCACGTGCGCCACTTCCTCGACGCGGGCTACCGGAGCGCCGGCCTGGACATCAACCAGCCGATGCTGGACATCGCCCGGCAGCGCTGCCCGCAGGCGCACTTCAGCCGTCAGGACATGGCGAGCTTCCAGGTCGGCGAGCCGCTGGACCTGATCACCTGCTTCCTCTACTCGATCCACTACAACCCCGGCGTGGAGCAACTGCAGGCGTGCCTGGCGAGCGTGCACGCCGCCCTGGCGCAGGGCGGCGTGTTCTGCTTCAACAGCGTCGACAAGGGGCTGATCGACAACCGCTCCTTCGTGCGCCACGGCGTGGAACACGACGGCAGCCAGTTCACCTTCGGCTCGGGCTGGTACTACAGCGGCGAGGGCGAGCGCCAGGCGCTGCGCCTGAGCATCGAGAAGACCACCGCCGGAGAAACCCAGGCCTGGGAAGACGAACACCCCATGGTCGCGCTGACCTTCGCCGAGCTGCGGCAACTGCTGGAGCCGCTCTTCGAGGTGCACGCCTTCGAGCACGACTACGAGCGCATCACCCCCTGGGCCGGCACCTCGGGCAATGCGCTGTTCGTCTGCGTGAAGCGCTGAGGAACTGCCCCGCTCTTTCCAGCGCCCTCACCTGATCCTGCCCTGCGGGATGAAGTTGCCAGTGAGGTGGCCGCCCACGGTGTTCTTGGGCTTGTACTGGGCGTCGTGCTTGAGGCGTTCTTCCACGCTGGCGTCGATGGACTCCTGGCCGAAGGCGGTTTCGCCGATCTCCCGGTAGTACGGCTGGGTGAACTGGCTGTAGGCGCCGCCGAGAAATGCCTTGTAGGAGTTGGTGATCGGCTGCGCCGTGGTGGGCAGGCTCGGCGTCTTGCGGGTATCGACCGCCAGGCCGCACTCGATGGCCTTGTTGATCATCCACACCAGGGCGATATCCGACAGGCTGTTGTCGGCATAGCCGCCGCCGACATTGGCGTGGGCGCCGGCGAACCAGACCTGCTCCACCCGCTGGTTGGGCTTGCTCCTGGGGTCCCACAGCGTGCACTGGTAGTTCTTGCGCCACTCGTCGATGGCCAGCGCATGGAAGGCGTTGTGGACGATGGAGCTGAGTTCGGTGTCGTGGAATTCGTAGTAGGACTTGTTGAACCAGTCGAACGACTCCAGCGGCACGCCCAGGGCACCCACCGTGTCCCAGATGCCCAGCATGTGGATGGAGATGACGCGGGAAAAGCTCTCCCGGAACAGCTTGGCGCGCTCGGAATCGGCGCCCTCGTCGCGGGTGCGATAGAGGTTGTAGGCCTCGTTCGCCAGGTCGATGTGCTCGGGCTTGAGCAGCCCTGCGTTGCGGATCAGCCCCACCAGGCTGCGCGCCGTGTAGGCCCCACGGCTGAAGCCGAACAGGTAGACCTCGTCGCCGGCCTCGTAGGCCGTGACCAGCTGTCGATAGCCATCGAGGATGTTCTCCGACAGCCCGACGCCGAACGCACCGCCGGCCAGCCGGTCGTACCACGCCGTGCCGACGCCCTTGTCGTACCACTTGTCCTGGGTCGTACCGTTGCTGTCGGTGGGAAGAATGGCGGCATGTAGCTTCCACACGTTGGTGCTTTTACTGCCCTTGACCTCGGACTTCGCGTCCGGCGTGTTCCAGGTCCCGTCAAAGGAGATGATGATTTTCTTCGGCATGCCGGTTCTCCAACGTCAGAGGTGACTGCTCGGGATGACGAGTGGAGTGGGCTTTCGCAAGAATGCACGGCGAGGGAATCTTCATTCTGGCCAAAGGTTCGGATTCCCTTCGCCGCTGAGCGGACTTCCGTTGCCTGGCGCACGCGCCAGTGGCGTCCTCGACTGGAAACTGTAGTCGTCACCGGGCCGGGTTGCATCGACAGGCGAAATGCGCAGCCGCTCGAATGGCGTCACGCGGGGTGCACGCGGTGCTGTCGTGTGCACGGCCCGCCTGCATCGGGCAGGTGCAGGCGGGCCGCCGGACCGTTGTTGGTCAACCGCTAGAACAGCGTCCAGGTGTAGTTGAATACCAGCCGGTTCTCGTCGACGTCGGTGCGGTAGTTCGAACGCGCCATGGCATTGCGCACGCGCACGTTGAGCCCCGCCAGCGGCCCGCTCTGCACGGTGTAGCCGAGGTCGATGTCGCGCTCGCGGTCCCGCCCTTCGTAGCCCTTGCCGGTATCGACGTTGTCGCCGTCGATGTAGCGCAGGGTGCTGACCAGCCCGGGCAGGCCGAGGGCGGCGAAGTCGTAGTCGTAGCGCACCTGCCAGGAACGCTCGTCGGTGGAGGCGAACTCGTAGGTCGGCACCTCGTTGCCCAGCGGCGCGATGTTGGCGAAGACCCGCGGGAAGGCGCTATCGCCGTACATCCCCTGGTAACCGAGGAACACGGTATGGCCGCCGTGCTTGGCGGATAACAGCGAGAAGAACGCGCGGTTATCGATGTTACCCAGCAGGTGCGCGCCGCTTTCGCTGGCATCGTATAAGCCGAGGTTGGCGCCCAGCACCCAGTCGCCGCCGACGGGCTGGCTGTGCTTCAGGCCGAGGAAGCGCTGCTGGTAGATGTCTTCGAGTTGGCCGTACCAGGCACTGACACGGGTCCTGCCGGCGTTGAAGTCGTAGTCGCCGCCGGCGTAGTTGAAGGCATCGCTCTGCGCCTGCCGCTGCGGCTGGTAGCTGAGCATGGCGATCATCTTCTCGTCGCCGCCTTCGTTGCGCAGGTGCGTCGAGGTCAGGTGGCCGGCCTGCAGCGTCAGGCCGTCGATCTCGCGGGAGGTCAGCGCGGTGCCCTGGAAGCTCGGTGGCAGCAGGCGAATGTCGCTGAAAGCGAGCACCGGCAGATTGGGCTGCAGTTCGCCGAACTTCAGCTCGGTGTTCGACAGCCGCGCCTTGGCGGCCAGGCCCAGGCGGCTGTAGTTGCCGGGTGCGCGGCCATCGTCGCCCACCGGCAGCAGGCCGGTGTTGGTGCGATCCGGGCTGCTGTCGAGCTTCAGGCCGAGCAGGCCGATGGCGTCGACGCCGAAGCCGACCGGCCCCGGCGTATAGCCCGAGGCGAAATTGAGGATGAAGCCCTGGGCCCACTCCTCGGCTTTGGATTGCCTGTTCGGCCCGACGATGTCCGAGTAGTCGCGGCTGAAGTAGTAGTTGCGGGCCTGCAGCGTGGCGCTGGAGTCGTCGAGGAAACTGGCGGCGGCACTGCCGCCGCTCAGCAGGCCACAGGCGAGCGCCAGCCCGCCCGGCAGAGCGAAAGTCAGGGCATTTGTCATTGTTGTACCCAGGGTGGTTCGCGGAAATGTCCGTGACAGCGCCGCCTCCGGCAGGTGCCGGAGGCGGCGTGCGGCTCAGCGATTCATGCAGTTGTTGATGTTCCAGCCGTACAGCCACTGCACGGCGTCATAGAACTGGTCCTGGCTGCGGCCGGCCCAGAGCTGGTTGCGCACCAGGCGCTCGACGCCCTTGGCGTGGTAGAGCCGGCCCATCTCCCGCGCCGACCACACCACCCGCGCGGTCCGCGGGATACGGATCGATTCGTAGAGGCGGAAGGCCGCTTCCAGGTCGCGGTCGCACGCCTTCACGGCCTGCCCGAGCACCACCGCATCCTCCAGTGCCATGCACGCGCCCTGGGCCAGGTACTGGGTCATCGGGTGCGCGGCGTCGCCGAGGATGGTGGCGCGGCCCTCGCCCCAGCGCTCCACCGGGTCGCGGTCAGCGGTGGCCCAGCGGCGCCACGAGGTCGGTCGGTCGAGCATGCGCCGCGGGCGTTCGTGGATGCCTTCGAAGTAGGACAGCACTTCTTCCTTGCTGCCATCGGTGACGCCCCACTGTTCCTCGTGGCGGCTGTGGAAGGTCACCACCAGGTTGTACTGCTTGCCGCCGCGCAGCGGGTAATGCACCAGGTGGCAACGCGGGCCCGCCCAGAGCATGGGGGCATTGACCCGCAGGTCCTCCGGCATGTTCTCCACGTCCACCACGGCGCGGTAGACGACGTGGCCGGTCACGCGCGCCGCATCGCCCACCAGCTTGCCGCGCACCAGCGACTTGCCGCCGTCGCAGCCGATCACCGCATCGGCCTGGTAGCGATTGCCACGGCTGTCGGTGAGGGTCACGCCGCGGTCGTCCATCTCCATGGCGGTGATCTGGGTGGAGGTCTGGAAGCGGATCAGCGGGTTCTTCTGCACCGCCTCGAAGATCGACAGGTGGATGTCGGCGCGGTGAATGACGCCGTAGGGATTGCCGAATCGCTGGCGGAACTTCTCGCCCACTTCCATCCGCCCCACTTCGTGGGCGTCGATGGCATCCATCATGATCAGGTGGTCGGTGAACACCGAGCGATTGCGCGCCGCCTCGCCGGCGCCCAGGGCGTCGAGGGCGGAGTAGGCGTTCGGGCCGAGCTGGATGCCGGCGCCGATCTCGCCGATCTGCTCCGCCTGTTCCAGCAGCAGCACCTGGATGCCTTGCGCGGTGAGTGCCTGGGCAGCGGCGAGGCCACCGATGCCGCCGCCGACGATGATGATCGATTGTTGTTGGGCAGTCATGATTCGGATCTCCACGGGAATGGATCGGGGTCCGCGCCGGGCGGACCGTTGTTCTTATTGGATGAAGTCAGGCTGGCGCTCGGGCGCGGCGCGCTGGAAGGCTTCCTGGGCCAGGCAGTGGCGATACACCGCGAGGATGCGCGGGTAGCCGTCCAGGTCGCAGCCCATGCGCAGGGCGTTGGCGACCTGGGGCACCAGGCAGCAGTCGGCCAGGGTCGGGGTGTCGCCAAAGCAGTAAGGACCGGTGCCGTGGCGCTGCAAGAGGTCCTCCAGGGCCGAGAGCCCCTCGGCCACCCAGTGCGCGTACCAGCGGTCCTTTTCCTCGCCGCTGACCTCCAGCACCCGCTGCAGATAGCCCAGCACGCGCACGTTGTTCAGCGGATGGATATCGCAGGCGACCAGCAGGGCAGCCTCCAGTACCCGCGCACGCAGCACCGGCTCGTTGGGCAGCAGCGGCGCGTGCGGATAACGGGCATCGAGGTAGTCGATGATCGCCAGGGACTGGGTCAGGCTGACGCCATTGTCGTCCACCAGCACCGGCACGCCGCCAATCGGGCTGAGCTCGCGATGCTGGCTGGTGCGCTGCTCGCCGGCGCGCAGGTTGACGCCATGGTAGTGCGCGTCCAGCCCCTTGAGCGCCAGGGCGATGCGCACCCGGTAGGACGTGGAACTGTTGAAGAAGCTATAGAGTTGCATGGCTGGCTTTCCGCAGGATCAGTAGGTGGCTTGGGTCTTGGCGTGCAGGGCGGCGGGCCGCCCCGCGCCCTTGAGGAAGATCGCCACGGCGGCGACGAAGGCGGGCAGCATCAGCAGGGCGAACAGCGCCTGGAAGGACAGCCCGAAGCCGAGCACGTACGCACCGCCGAAGGTGCCGAAGACCGAGCCGATACGCCCCACGCCATGGGCCCAGCTGACGCCGGTGGCGCGGCTGCCGGTGGGGTAGAAGGCCGCCGCGAGGGCGTTGGCGCCGACCTGCGAACCGCTCACGCAGAAGCCCATGCCCAGCACGCTCAGCCCGAGCAGGCGGTAGTCGGCATGGCATTGGCCGATGGCGAAGAGGAACCCCGCGCCCGCCAGGTAAGCCGCCACCAGCACATGGTGTGGGTTGAAGCGATCCATCGCCGCGCCCAGGCAAACGGCGCCCAGGGTGCCGCCGATCTGGAACAGCGCACTGATCAGCGCAGCCTGGCTCAGGGTCAGGCCGGTGTCCTTGATCAGCAGCGGCAGCCAGTTGGTCATGCCGTAGATGATCAGCAGGCTCATGAAGAAGGTCAGCCAGAGCGTGAGGGTGCCGCGACGCAGCGGCGCCGCGAGGATCTGCCGCACCGGCGAGTGCTGGGAGTCCGGCTCGTCGATGTGAAAGCCCTGCACGCCCGCCGGCAGTGGCGCGATGCGCTGGAGGATGGTGCTGGCCAGCGCGTCGTTCGGGTTGCGGCGCACGAGGTAGCGAACCGATTCGGGCAGCATCAGGCCCAGCAGCGGCAGCAACGCCAGCGGCAAGACCCCGCCCAGCACCAGCACGCTGCGCCAGCCCCAGGTCGGCACCATGTGCGCGGCCACCAGCCCGCCCAGGGCCGAACCCAGGGTGAAACCGCAGAACATCGCCGTGACCATCAGTGAGCGCCGGCGCTGCGGACAGTACTCGGAGGTCAGGGTGATGGCATTCGGCATGGCCCCGCCCAGGCCCAGGCCAGTGAGCAGACGCAGCAAGGCCAGGCTGTGGAGGTCAGGGGCGAAGGCGGCCGCCAGGCTGAAGACACCGAAGCAGGCGACCGACAAAATCAGCACGCACTTGCGGCCGAAACGGTCGGCGAGCGGGCCGGCGATGAACGCGCCGAGCATCAGGCCGATAAGCGCGGCGCCAAGCACCGGGCCGAGATCCGTGGGCGTGAGGTGCCATTCTTCGCGCAGGGCCGGCGCGATGAAACCGATGGCAGCGGTATCCAGCCCGTCGATGGCGGTGACCAGGAAGCACAGCAGCAGGATTCGCCACTGGAAGCCAGCGACGCGGTGACCATCGATGAACGCCTGTACATCCACCGTATTGTTCTTGTGTGTGGACACGAACGAATCCTCCGGGCCAGCGCCAGGGCGCGGGCCACGTCAGAAGAAAGAGGAAGGGGCCGGCAACGCCGGCCCGCTGCGGTCAGATGACCCGGACGCTCAGCTCGCCCAGGCCATCGACGCCGCCCAGCATCAGGTCGCCCGCCACCACCGGGCCGACGCCTTCGGGGGTGCCGGTCATGATCAAGTCGCCCGGCTGCAGTTCGAAGAAGCGCGACAGGTAGGCGATGGTTTCCGGGACCGACCAGATCAGCTTGTCGATGTCGCTGCGCTGCCTGTCGTTGCCGTTGACCTGCAGCCAGATGCCCGCCTGCGCCGGGTGGCCGACCTGGCTGCTCGGATGCAGCGGGCCGATGGGCGCGGAGGCGTCGAACGCCTTGCCGATCTCCCAGGGGCGGCCCATTTCGCGCATTTTCATCTGCAGGTCGCGGCGGGTCATGTCCAGGCCCACCGCGTAGCCCCAGACATGCTCGTTGGCCTGCTCCAGCGGGATGTTGCTGCCGGGCTTGCCGATCGCCGCGACCAGCTCGATCTCGTAGTGGTAATTGGTGGTTTGGGCCGGGTATGCCAGCTCCAATGTCTGCCCGTCGGCCACCGGCACCACCGCATCGGCCGGCTTGCAGAAGAAGAACGGCGGTTCGCGGTCCGGGTCGAACCCCATCTCGCGGGCATGCGCGGCGTAGTTGCGGCCCACGCAGTAGACGCGGCGAACCGGGAAGCGCGCGTCGCTGCCGGCGATGGCCAGGCTGGTCGGCGCGGCGGGTTGGAATACGTAGGTCATGGCAGGGTCTTCCTTCAGTGGTTGTCGCGGGCTTCGCGCAGCAGGCCCAGGGCTTCCTGGACAGGCCGGTCGGAGTAACTGAACAGCACGCACTCCTCGTCCGCCTGCAGGCTCACCGCGGCCCAGCTGGGCACCACGAAGGTGTCCCTGGGTTCGAAGGCGAACACCTGCCCGTCGATGATCGCCCGGCCGCGGCCTTCCACTACCGAGTACACGGTGGCGTCGGTGGCGCGCGAGGTCTTGCCGGAGAAGCCACGGGGCAGCAGCTGCATGAAGGTGCCGATGGTCGGCATCGCCCAGCCGCCGGTGGCCGGGTTGACGTAGCGCAGCTTCACGCCGTCCCACGGGTCGATATCGCCCTGCCGTTCGAGGCTGGCCAGCGCCTCACGGGTGCGCTCGTAGGGGTAGCTGAAGATCGGCGAGGTGACGCCGCGGACTTCGTGTCGCACCGGCAGCATGTTGGCGCCGTAGCGGGCCAGCGCGTTGCCTTCGGCACGGGAGATCGGCTGGACCGGCACCGGGTAGTTCTCGGCGAAACCGGCGCCGAAGAAGCGCACGATGGGGATGTCCAGGCCATCCAGCCAGACCACCGGCTCGCCGCCTTCGGCCTCGGTGCGGTTGCCGTGGTCGTGCCAGGTCCAGGACGGGGTGATGATGAAATCGCCCGGATGCATGGTGGTGCGCTCGCCATCCACCGCGGTGTAGGCCCCCTGCCCTTCGACCACGAAACGCAGCGCCGACTGGCTATGCCGGTGGCTGGGGGCGATCTCCCCGGGCAGGATCAGTTGCAGGCCGGCGTACAGGCTCTGGGTGATGGCCGCCTGGCCTCGGATGGCCGGGTTCTCCAGCACCAGCACGCGGCGCACGGCCTCCTCCGCGCTGATCAGCTGCCCCGCCTCCATCAGGTACGGGCGCAGCTCGCGGTAGCGCCACAGCGCCGGAACACAGGGCGTCACGGGGGTGGGCGTGACCAGGTTGTGCAGTTGCTCCCAGAGCGGGAAGAGGTCCTGGGAGTCGATGCGCTGGTAGAAATCGGCGCGGGCGTTGCGGATGTTGTTGTCGTTATTCATCTCTTCACCTGTGCGGGCTGTGAAGTTGCAGTAGGGGTTCGCACACTCGGGCAGCGTCCCCTGGTTGCCCCGATTAAACGCCCGCAAGGCATACCCGAAAAATGATATTTTCAGATGGCTCCATATACTTTCAAATATAGGAACCCTGCCCCATGCACTGGACCCGCCGCCTGCGCCCACGCCATCTGCAACTGCTGGTGAACCTGGCCGAAACCGGCAGCCTGAGCGACACCGCGCGGCAGGCCCACACCACCCAGCCGGGCATGTCGAAGTGGCTCAAGGAGCTGGAGGAAGACGCCGGCGCGGCGCTCTTCGAGCGACACGCACGCGGCCTGCGGCCCACCGCCGAAGGCACGCTGCTGGTCAACCACGCGCGGCGCATCCTCAGCGAGATGGAGCGCGCGCAGAACAATCTCGATGCCCTGCGCGAAGGCAATACGCCGAGCGTGGCGATCGGCACCTCGCCC from Pseudomonas sp. GCEP-101 includes these protein-coding regions:
- a CDS encoding M14 family metallopeptidase; protein product: MHASSYFSQSYAQARRLFLETCASAGLRVESHVHPLTGRDGETLALDVAREGPPDAQRLLIVSSACHGVEGFCGSAVQSALLADAHWREHARRNGCAVLYLHAANPYGFSWWRRWTQENVDLNRNFRDFTQAAPANPGYARLHGVLAPRRWPNPLGRLRLLAYAARHGRWALQQAISSGQASHPDGLFFCGTQPTWSNRTVREVLRQHGRQCREIAWIDVHTGLGPCGYGEYIYSGDPRPHALRRARAWWGDEVRSTEEGNSVSVKLSGKLVHAAFDECPQALLISMSLEFGTVPGPQVLEALRADQWLQRTADVPAPTVRRIKQQLRDAFYVDTDAWKQAVLSRARDAAWRAVEGLASEIPAQLR
- a CDS encoding APC family permease, which encodes MKKTTSATDTSLPAHQPHGSSSRSFRKSLGIPALVLFGLAYMVPLAVFTTYGLVTRMSQGHLPAAYLFTLAAMLLTAYSYGRMVQAHPYSGSVYSYTRKTFGAAFGFLAGWTLLLDYIFLPLLSYLLIGIYMADYFPSVPLSVWILGSIVLVTLLNLVGIESITRVNWVLIVAQMVFVVVFIALSLSHLGAQPAPAPLVQPFYDEHFSLPLVMSGAAVLCLSFLGFDAVSTMAEETPEPRRQIPAAIMLVTLIGGVLFIVVAYFGQLVFPEWQALSDADSAALDVLRRIGGEWLVTFFTATYVAGCFASAMVSQASVSRVLFAMGRDGAIPRVFGKLVTKKRVPATAILLISLLSLIALFVTLDTVANMISFGALFAFSAVNLAVVKHYLVDLRLTGKGNYLRYGALPAVGFLSTIWLWSSLSGMSFLIGFGWMCLGFVCLLSATRMFQVPLPELNMAE
- a CDS encoding class I SAM-dependent DNA methyltransferase — its product is MSSNALYTDLSSYYDLMCADIDYPAQSHCVGRLHQLFGNQGRRHLDLACGTGPHVRHFLDAGYRSAGLDINQPMLDIARQRCPQAHFSRQDMASFQVGEPLDLITCFLYSIHYNPGVEQLQACLASVHAALAQGGVFCFNSVDKGLIDNRSFVRHGVEHDGSQFTFGSGWYYSGEGERQALRLSIEKTTAGETQAWEDEHPMVALTFAELRQLLEPLFEVHAFEHDYERITPWAGTSGNALFVCVKR
- a CDS encoding DUF2235 domain-containing protein, yielding MPKKIIISFDGTWNTPDAKSEVKGSKSTNVWKLHAAILPTDSNGTTQDKWYDKGVGTAWYDRLAGGAFGVGLSENILDGYRQLVTAYEAGDEVYLFGFSRGAYTARSLVGLIRNAGLLKPEHIDLANEAYNLYRTRDEGADSERAKLFRESFSRVISIHMLGIWDTVGALGVPLESFDWFNKSYYEFHDTELSSIVHNAFHALAIDEWRKNYQCTLWDPRSKPNQRVEQVWFAGAHANVGGGYADNSLSDIALVWMINKAIECGLAVDTRKTPSLPTTAQPITNSYKAFLGGAYSQFTQPYYREIGETAFGQESIDASVEERLKHDAQYKPKNTVGGHLTGNFIPQGRIR
- a CDS encoding OprD family porin; the protein is MTNALTFALPGGLALACGLLSGGSAAASFLDDSSATLQARNYYFSRDYSDIVGPNRQSKAEEWAQGFILNFASGYTPGPVGFGVDAIGLLGLKLDSSPDRTNTGLLPVGDDGRAPGNYSRLGLAAKARLSNTELKFGELQPNLPVLAFSDIRLLPPSFQGTALTSREIDGLTLQAGHLTSTHLRNEGGDEKMIAMLSYQPQRQAQSDAFNYAGGDYDFNAGRTRVSAWYGQLEDIYQQRFLGLKHSQPVGGDWVLGANLGLYDASESGAHLLGNIDNRAFFSLLSAKHGGHTVFLGYQGMYGDSAFPRVFANIAPLGNEVPTYEFASTDERSWQVRYDYDFAALGLPGLVSTLRYIDGDNVDTGKGYEGRDRERDIDLGYTVQSGPLAGLNVRVRNAMARSNYRTDVDENRLVFNYTWTLF
- a CDS encoding 3-hydroxybenzoate 6-monooxygenase, which encodes MTAQQQSIIIVGGGIGGLAAAQALTAQGIQVLLLEQAEQIGEIGAGIQLGPNAYSALDALGAGEAARNRSVFTDHLIMMDAIDAHEVGRMEVGEKFRQRFGNPYGVIHRADIHLSIFEAVQKNPLIRFQTSTQITAMEMDDRGVTLTDSRGNRYQADAVIGCDGGKSLVRGKLVGDAARVTGHVVYRAVVDVENMPEDLRVNAPMLWAGPRCHLVHYPLRGGKQYNLVVTFHSRHEEQWGVTDGSKEEVLSYFEGIHERPRRMLDRPTSWRRWATADRDPVERWGEGRATILGDAAHPMTQYLAQGACMALEDAVVLGQAVKACDRDLEAAFRLYESIRIPRTARVVWSAREMGRLYHAKGVERLVRNQLWAGRSQDQFYDAVQWLYGWNINNCMNR
- the maiA gene encoding maleylacetoacetate isomerase, translated to MQLYSFFNSSTSYRVRIALALKGLDAHYHGVNLRAGEQRTSQHRELSPIGGVPVLVDDNGVSLTQSLAIIDYLDARYPHAPLLPNEPVLRARVLEAALLVACDIHPLNNVRVLGYLQRVLEVSGEEKDRWYAHWVAEGLSALEDLLQRHGTGPYCFGDTPTLADCCLVPQVANALRMGCDLDGYPRILAVYRHCLAQEAFQRAAPERQPDFIQ
- a CDS encoding MFS transporter, with the translated sequence MSTHKNNTVDVQAFIDGHRVAGFQWRILLLCFLVTAIDGLDTAAIGFIAPALREEWHLTPTDLGPVLGAALIGLMLGAFIAGPLADRFGRKCVLILSVACFGVFSLAAAFAPDLHSLALLRLLTGLGLGGAMPNAITLTSEYCPQRRRSLMVTAMFCGFTLGSALGGLVAAHMVPTWGWRSVLVLGGVLPLALLPLLGLMLPESVRYLVRRNPNDALASTILQRIAPLPAGVQGFHIDEPDSQHSPVRQILAAPLRRGTLTLWLTFFMSLLIIYGMTNWLPLLIKDTGLTLSQAALISALFQIGGTLGAVCLGAAMDRFNPHHVLVAAYLAGAGFLFAIGQCHADYRLLGLSVLGMGFCVSGSQVGANALAAAFYPTGSRATGVSWAHGVGRIGSVFGTFGGAYVLGFGLSFQALFALLMLPAFVAAVAIFLKGAGRPAALHAKTQATY
- a CDS encoding fumarylacetoacetate hydrolase family protein, translated to MTYVFQPAAPTSLAIAGSDARFPVRRVYCVGRNYAAHAREMGFDPDREPPFFFCKPADAVVPVADGQTLELAYPAQTTNYHYEIELVAAIGKPGSNIPLEQANEHVWGYAVGLDMTRRDLQMKMREMGRPWEIGKAFDASAPIGPLHPSSQVGHPAQAGIWLQVNGNDRQRSDIDKLIWSVPETIAYLSRFFELQPGDLIMTGTPEGVGPVVAGDLMLGGVDGLGELSVRVI